Proteins encoded in a region of the Chelonoidis abingdonii isolate Lonesome George chromosome 2, CheloAbing_2.0, whole genome shotgun sequence genome:
- the SNRNP48 gene encoding U11/U12 small nuclear ribonucleoprotein 48 kDa protein isoform X2 has translation MPRASLAKHMVACRLRRLEYSREEQAEMYDSTFYYEKAKIPTITIDKDLQFQIIKQAKALSAKEGGGSSEALGAYSSLPVEVPQNHKRCICDLTQADRLAIYDYVLEETKKQRSRSQATENDSDLFVDLAAKVTQDDGQKGPKSHLEILAEMRDYKRRRQSYRAKNVHITKKSYTEVIRDVIGVHMEELSSHWQEESKPDNAETCEGGKSSISAKSSGRNEERRSASVDSRQSCGSSKDVDRSRHRRDPSRSPDKQKRSRERGKDRDSRRKRERAEDKYHNHKRRK, from the exons AtgcccagagcctccctggctaAGCACATGGTGGCCTGCCGGCTGAGGAGGCTGGAGTACTCTAGAGAGGAGCAG GCTGAAATGTATGACTCTACATTTTACTATGAGAAAGCAAAGATACCCACCATTACTATTG atAAGGATCTACAatttcaaattattaaacaagCTAAAGCTTTAAGTGCAAAAGAAGGTGGAGGCTCCAGTGAAG CTTTAGGTGCCTATTCTTCACTGCCTGTTGAAGTTCCCCAAAACCACAAACGCTGCATCTGTGACCTGACTCAAGCTGATCGTCTTGCAATCTATGATTATGTCCTGGAAGAGACGAAGAAACAGAGGTCTAGATCCCAGGCCACTGAAAACGACAGTGATCTCTTTGTAGATTTGGCTGCTAAAGTCACCCAAG ATGATGGTCAAAAAGGTCCAAAGTCTCATCTTGAAATCCTGGCAGAAATGCGGGACTATAAAAGACGGCGGCAGTCATACAGAGCTAAGAATGTTCATATAACAAAGAAATCTTATACTGAG GTAATCAGAGATGTGATTGGTGTGCACATGGAAGAACTCAGCAGCCACTGGCAGGAGGAAAGTAAACCAGACAATGCAGAGACGTGTGAAGGAGGAAAATCTTCCATTTCAGCAAAGTCTTCAGGAAG AAACGAAGAGAGACGGTCAGCATCAGTGGACTCTCGACAGTCTTGTGGAAGTTCTAAGGATGTTGATCGATCTAGACACAGGAGAGATCCCAGCAGAAGTccagacaaacaaaaaagaagtaGAGAAAGAGGCAAAGACAGGGATTccaggagaaaaagagagag GGCTGAAGACAAGTATCACAaccacaaaagaagaaaatag
- the SNRNP48 gene encoding U11/U12 small nuclear ribonucleoprotein 48 kDa protein isoform X1, with amino-acid sequence MAGAPCAVWFGAQEERAICPYDANHQMPRASLAKHMVACRLRRLEYSREEQAEMYDSTFYYEKAKIPTITIDKDLQFQIIKQAKALSAKEGGGSSEALGAYSSLPVEVPQNHKRCICDLTQADRLAIYDYVLEETKKQRSRSQATENDSDLFVDLAAKVTQDDGQKGPKSHLEILAEMRDYKRRRQSYRAKNVHITKKSYTEVIRDVIGVHMEELSSHWQEESKPDNAETCEGGKSSISAKSSGRNEERRSASVDSRQSCGSSKDVDRSRHRRDPSRSPDKQKRSRERGKDRDSRRKRERAEDKYHNHKRRK; translated from the exons ATGGCCGGCGCCCCTTGCGCCGTGTGGTTCGGGGCTCAG GAGGAGAGAGCCATTTGTCCCTACGATGCCAATCACCAGAtgcccagagcctccctggctaAGCACATGGTGGCCTGCCGGCTGAGGAGGCTGGAGTACTCTAGAGAGGAGCAG GCTGAAATGTATGACTCTACATTTTACTATGAGAAAGCAAAGATACCCACCATTACTATTG atAAGGATCTACAatttcaaattattaaacaagCTAAAGCTTTAAGTGCAAAAGAAGGTGGAGGCTCCAGTGAAG CTTTAGGTGCCTATTCTTCACTGCCTGTTGAAGTTCCCCAAAACCACAAACGCTGCATCTGTGACCTGACTCAAGCTGATCGTCTTGCAATCTATGATTATGTCCTGGAAGAGACGAAGAAACAGAGGTCTAGATCCCAGGCCACTGAAAACGACAGTGATCTCTTTGTAGATTTGGCTGCTAAAGTCACCCAAG ATGATGGTCAAAAAGGTCCAAAGTCTCATCTTGAAATCCTGGCAGAAATGCGGGACTATAAAAGACGGCGGCAGTCATACAGAGCTAAGAATGTTCATATAACAAAGAAATCTTATACTGAG GTAATCAGAGATGTGATTGGTGTGCACATGGAAGAACTCAGCAGCCACTGGCAGGAGGAAAGTAAACCAGACAATGCAGAGACGTGTGAAGGAGGAAAATCTTCCATTTCAGCAAAGTCTTCAGGAAG AAACGAAGAGAGACGGTCAGCATCAGTGGACTCTCGACAGTCTTGTGGAAGTTCTAAGGATGTTGATCGATCTAGACACAGGAGAGATCCCAGCAGAAGTccagacaaacaaaaaagaagtaGAGAAAGAGGCAAAGACAGGGATTccaggagaaaaagagagag GGCTGAAGACAAGTATCACAaccacaaaagaagaaaatag